Within the Ciona intestinalis chromosome 13, KH, whole genome shotgun sequence genome, the region taattgtttacaacacgatcaggaaattgaaataatatgtgatatatcttaccccacataacTATACATTTTTCCATGCGTGTAGTTTTTTCCCATGcctatatatttctgtatcgTTCTAAACGTGTTATATGTTAAACGAGAATTAAAATTGTCCAAACCTGCAAACCTGCAGGTTTCATCAGACAAGTGCGTGGGAAGTGACGCGTCGTCACGTGTTTGTGAGGTCAAGAAGTGCATGATCACGTGGTCTGATTGGTCTCAGTGGAGCTCGTGTCCTTTTTCTTGCTCGCCACCAAGCGGAAACAAAGGCTCACGTGTCCGGATTAGGTAGGTTAAGGGTTTAAGTCTCGATGACGCTACCGATGTGTGTAGCTCTTTaaaacaattgcttcaacacaGTGGCCACTATTTGATTGTCTAAATGGTcggccatacaaaaaaatcacccacaatgttatatacgtggtaacttgtaagcgggtacaaggtgtatgaaactaaacacctgtgttataacgactggcaTTACTCAACACTTTGAAAGTAGTTCAGTCAAACTCaatattattcaaattaaagttaaactaaaGCATGGTACATCATTGTAATTACTAGTTCTGCGCTTAACTATAGGATATGGATTCAAATTGAAGTTTGGAACTCTTGTTCATTAGGAATATTCAATTAATTTTCATGATGTTTAACTACAGATGTAAAGTGCAAGCATTAGAATGCACCGGCGAGAACAGAGAAGTCGACGTCGGTATTTGCCCTGTAAATGCATGCTGATCCGAACTTTTCCGAAACTTCCCgaacttttacaaaagttgtttttatctcgAGTTGCACATTGTGTGCCTTTGAGCAAAATTATGACAGCATTTGTAAcgatattatttatttgtttttgcttgTTTATTGATTTGCCAGAATAATACATGAAATAAACATGCTTTGTTAGgactgagtagacttggtgaaacatctgctatagtATAATAAGTCTATACTCGATAAGTGTAACCttgatattcataattaaGTATAGCAAATACCTCGAAAATAGTGGGTATCATACGcgtgtttgtaaaataatagGTTGGGCAAGGCGtagattttgtgtttttgagCCTGACCAGTGTCATCcattgataaaaaaacttaatattctTAATTTAGATTAGATACACGGAAAACATTTGACATCATCAGtgtttaaacctttaaaagGGGGCTTAGTGGGTTTGGCAAGACTTAAAATTTTACGTACGTGAGAAAACTCTTAAAATGCCGTTACCTCTACACGCGGCATAATCCCGGAAAATGTTTATCGAAAGATTTTTCGCTTTCGGCGAAACGGCGCATTTTGACGTCACGAACCAAGCCCCGCCGAGATATAAGCACCAAGCACCTGCGGGCCCGAGGATACGAGCAGGAAAAAGGAAAGTGGTGATAAAACGGCGGCACGGTCACTGGCAAGTACGACCGCGAAAGATTGTCTTTACGTTTTACTGCAACTTGCTCAATCTATAACGAGTGTAACGAGTAGATGAAAATATGAGGATATTTGGGGCTTTCTGTGTTGTGGCCTTGATTGCAATTATTGGTAAGTTGTTATGTATGTTAATTAATAGATTTTACAATAcgtatattttgtaaaatgtgtctggtgtataagaagacacccatgttataactagacagtgagcatgaggtgtatgaatacaccatgtacgtctggtgtataagaagacacccatgttataactcgacagtgagcatgaggtgtataaatacaccatgtttgttgGCTGTATTAAAAAACACCCAAGTTACTCTTCAGCACgagaaaaataattgaaaattttaaaacatttcagaTCGAACGAACGGAGATTGTTCCAACACAGATCAACGTCAGGCATGTTCTAGTGGCGGTAACCTCGCTCAAGCTGAATGCAGACAAGCCGGTTGCTGCTTTGAAGGCAGCAGACCGCCAAACTGTTTCTTAAACATCAGTAAGTGTTTTGTCATAAAGCCGAAAAATGGTTTCGGCTGAATTTGTTAAGCTTAATACGGTGGggtaaaattaatattgttataacatatcaaattaaatatttcctattgtttattttaaaattaccccTTTAAAATACGATAGTTTAGAGCTGTGGGAGCACCTGTCCCATTTCagcccaacctactataccgTGTTACCTACTCTATCAAATTTAACACACTATTTTGACTTGCTTAAAACATATCACTCCACAAAATTCCGTACGAAGAATTCGTGCGCGGGCATTAATATGTTAACCAGGACTTCATTTATCAAACTTCGTAAGCAAATGCAGTAAACTTACATTGAACTTTTACAGCGCTTATCGCTGCCATACAAGCCGTCGAAGTATTACAAGCATTGCCGACCGTAACACCGCCAGACGATGTTGAACCGGTCAAACGAGTGGCGTCGACAGTCGGAGCGAGATTGGACGATAGGGTGAGACATTAAACATAATTCATATCTTATTTTCGTCCGCGCAGTAGCTGAGAAGTTATGGATTTGACAATCGTATTTGCCAcaattgtgagcgtatgttaTCTTTAACtagaaacttatttttaattttccattaATGAACCTTTAATGAAATTATTAATTCCGTCTAATTCTCATCTAGAcataacaaaggtctatgatAATGATcacaaaatttcatttgtggtaacttgtgaaCGAACACGAGGTATCTAAAAGAAAACACCCGTAACAACCGTCAGTGCTACGCCATTACAACAAAGTCCTTTAACGATTCATTCAAACCTGATTACTTTGCGCAGACGGCCAGTTCTGAGATCGAACAACGAGCCCTCGGATTCGGAACGAACAGTCTTCTTGGATTGACTCTTAACTTCCCTGTGTGTCCAGTAAACGTTCCTATCTGCCAAAGGTAAAAAAACACGAGCGTAGTCGGCACTTGTATACCACTTTATTGTTAGCTGCACTTGAGCTCTcattttacactgatgatgtaaGAGACACATGCAGATGTTTCACTTGgttcatcatcagtgtaaagaGAGCTGGGTAGTCCACACTTGTgtacaactttataaacactgcCAGTTCAGCTCTcattttacactgatgatgtaaGTGACTGATGGAGATGTTTCACTTGTTCGTCATCAGTATCATCAACAGCTCGCATATTAAGTCAATCCTCTTTCATACAGAGCGAGGTGCAACCCCACGAACCCCCTTGCTGAAACGAACCCTCTTATTTGTTACGAGGACCCTAGATGCTGCTTCGATAAAGACCTTTACGTCCACAAAGCCATATTCGGCGCCGGGTATATGTCGAATGCTCCCGTGTGTTTCTACGGGCCTACATCATCCAGATACGTGTAAGTCAACAATAGCCCATCAAAAAATTTTAgccatatattaaatataaatattatcaaaattaatttcttacaaagttacattaaacagTATAGCCagagggcacgaggtgtttaaaacagaacaatcgTGCTATGACGACTCTCGTTGCTACGTTATTCGTTGATAACATTAGTTTATGTTACTCATTTTTCATTTACTAAATTTCattctttaaattataaaatggcCCAAAAAGCACAGTTGGCTGTAAATAGACAGCAGCAAATAGAACATACATGTATGACTTTAAAAGTTACTCTATTTTAGGTTATGGAGATCTTTCTTATTTTCGCTTTCTGCTACtatcaatttttgtttttattccgtTTACATACATTAGGAACATATTCAATTTCGGTTCATTTTTTGCCACTTTAGAGCGGTATTCACAAACCAAAGTTCGAAATAAGTAAAATAGGTTGTTAATTTGCTCAACAGTGACATCGCGCGGTTGATCACACCGTGGAATCCCTTCTTCCAGGAGGCGGTAATTAAAATTTACGATTCCGCGTTCAACAACGTGCTCAACTACCAACAAATAGCGCTGTGTGCCCTCACAAATGCAGTTAGTTTGTTAGCCAAACAATGCGGATGGCAAGGTATGGTATTAGAAGACCCGTGTGGATAACGACACAAAgaaacatacgtggtaacttataacctagcacaaggtgtatgaaacagaacacatgtgttcGTTATGCGAGGTTAAAGTGGTGACACTCGTATGTATGACATACCTACACAACTGTAACTGCCCTTCGActgcatatttttttcaaagctTTTTAAGTATATTACTCTAATAGGAATCACAAAGAAAGAATGTCAGCTGATGGGTTGTTGCTACTCTGATTCCAACAGTTTCTGTGCTTATCCCTCCGACCAAACATTAGGATTACTTCCTTCGTTTCCCACGGGCGCTGGATTTGCTTCCCAGGAATATTATCCAGAACTTGAGAGGCCTCAAAACCCACTTACGTGCGAAGCGGTAAGCCTATATACTGTCTTATTGTATTTGTAAACTAAACTATTTGCTTCCACGCAGAATAATGGTGGAATTGGCGGAATTGGCGGCATAGGTGGAATTGGTGGAATTGGCGGCATTGGTGGAATTGGAGGCATAGGTGGAATTGGAGGCATTGGTGGAATTGGTGGAATTGGGGGCATTGGTGGGGGTAATTTCATTAACCCGACAACCCCCAGCATGTTCGATCGTCTTCCATGCAAATCCACAACAACAGGAACAGATGCCATCTTTAACACCTTACTTACTTGTCCAACTGTTGGGTGTTGCACCAATAATTATGCGCTGATATCAACCATTGGAAACTTCAGTCTTTTCGGTTACACTGCCTTTGGATTCTGCCCTTACTTCTATTTTCCAATCACGGGACTCCCTGATCTTACATCAAAACTTACGAACTGCTGTAACCTTCATGCTTGCTACCATCCAAGGAGTTCTGGTCGTGGTAGTAACGGCGGTGGCTTCTACGCCTCATGGGGCGTGTGGGGAGCCTATGGTGCATGTAGTGGTGCTTGTGGGAGTACTGGCCAGCAAATCCGAAGCAGAAGTTGCACCAGGAATGGACAATCCGCTGCTGGCCAATGTCAAGGTGCGGCTACGAGTTCAAGACCATGCACGGCGCCGACTTGTTCGAATTGGGGGCTGTGGGGAGGATTTGGTGCATGCCAAGGCTCATGCGGACAACTTGGAACGCAATATAGAAGAAGAGTATGTCGGGGTTACAACAATCAGCCCTCAAATACTTGCCCAGGGGCATCACAAAGCAGTAGAAGATGTACCGTTCCTTCGTGTTCAAATTGGCAGGCATGGGGAGCATTCGGCCCTTGTGACGGACAGTGTGGACAGCTCGGAACACAAGTAAGGCAAAGGTCCTGCGTAGATAGATTCAACAGGCCATCGCAAACCTGTATTGGAAGTGCAACTAGTTCCCGTCGTTGTCAATTGCCAGCGTGTGCTACCTGGGGTATTTGGGGTGCGTATGGAAACTGCCAGGCATCGTGTGGCGCGATTGGGACTCAAACACGATTCAGAACCTGCACTGGTGTAACCGGGGCACCTTCCAACCAATGCGGTGGGTCAGCAAGTCAAAACAGGAACTGCAGAGCTCCGTCTTGCCCTGCGGTGTGGGGTAACTGGAGGTCTTGGGGTGGTTGCCAATTAGACTGCACTAGAACAAGACAACGAAGCTGTACTGTTGGTGGGAGACCAACTACCTCAAATCGGTGCTCAGGTTCAGATAGCGAGAGAAGAACCTGTCCAGGTGATTGCTTGAGCCAGGAGCCACCTAACGGTCAACCCTGGGTGAGCTGGGGGTCGTACAGCGGGTACGGACTTTGTACAGGCACAGGTACATGTGGTGTTGGTTCTCAAACCAGATACAGAAGATGTTTCTACCTTGGAAGACCCGACTCCCGGATCGGCAACGATTACTGTACATTCACATACCCGCAAACTCAAGCAAGCGAAAGTCGATCTTGTAATAGGAATCCATGTAAGTAGTCAAATACACAAGAAATAACCGataatttacaaaagaaactGCAAACTATTATCGAATCTTAAAATGTGCAGCTCGGATCGTTTAACTACCTTCTacgatttctatttttatgaCTAGTAGTTTGATTGGAGCCTTTATCTATGTTTTTCCCTggaaagtttatttatatttggattttttaagGCCCTACCCAATCTACCTACACGTGGACAATCTGGTCGTCTTTTTCACAATGTAACTCACCGCCTGGTAGCTGCCAAGGAATGCAAACCTCATCAAGGACATGCATTAATCCAGTTACTCAACAACAGGTATACAACAACGCACTTGTTAttactcaacagtgagcatgagtggtatgaatacaccatgtgtgtctggtgtataagaagacagctatgttataactcgacagtgagcatgaggtgtatgaatacatcatgtgtgtctggtgtataagaagacacccatgttataacttgacagtgaacatgaggtgtatgaatacaccatgtgtgtctggtgtataagaagacacccatgttataactcgacagtgagcatgaggtgtatgaatacaccatgtgtgtctggtgtataagtagacacccatgttataactcgacagtgagcatgaggtgtatgaatacaccatgtgtgtctggtgtataagaagacacccatgttataactcgacagtgagcatgaggtgtatgaatacaccatgtgtgtctggtgcataaAAAGACAATAACTTTATAatttgacagtaagcatgaggtgcataaaTAATAAGCgttaaaattgatattttgATCTAGGTTGGATCGGTACATTGCCGACCAGGAGTGGATACCAGAACCCAAAGTTGCAACTCGTGTTCAACAGGATCCCAACCTCCAACATATGGCCAATGGTCAAACTGGGGAAATTGTGGAGTCTCATGCACGAGGACAAGAGCGAGGTAAGAATAGTATTTTGATTAGATAGACAAATATTTACTACGATCTGATTAAATTCTCGGACGTCGTGATATTATGCGCATGGTACTATGGGCCAAGGTTCGAGGCTGCCACTAGAGTAGGACTCTTGCCAAACACCTATCTTTACTTGCTTCAATGTAGTACATCTCATGGACGATTTAAATTCCATGCCgaacattaataataaaatgaaaaaaacaaatcaccAACAAAAGCAAGCGGtacaatgtgtataaaacagaacaccgatgttataacgactgtcgttgccccgtcatgcgaggataaataagttacatacgtggtaactcgtaagcgggtacgaggtgtatgaaacagaacacccgtgttataacgactgtcgttgcccaccatgcgaggataaataagttacatacgtggtaactcgtataagcgggcacgaggtgtatgaaacagaacacccgtgttataacgactgtcgttgccccgtcatg harbors:
- the LOC100181912 gene encoding uncharacterized protein LOC100181912; this encodes MRIFGAFCVVALIAIIDRTNGDCSNTDQRQACSSGGNLAQAECRQAGCCFEGSRPPNCFLNITLIAAIQAVEVLQALPTVTPPDDVEPVKRVASTVGARLDDRTASSEIEQRALGFGTNSLLGLTLNFPVCPVNVPICQRARCNPTNPLAETNPLICYEDPRCCFDKDLYVHKAIFGAGYMSNAPVCFYGPTSSRYVDIARLITPWNPFFQEAVIKIYDSAFNNVLNYQQIALCALTNAVSLLAKQCGWQGITKKECQLMGCCYSDSNSFCAYPSDQTLGLLPSFPTGAGFASQEYYPELERPQNPLTCEANNGGIGGIGGIGGIGGIGGIGGIGGIGGIGGIGGIGGIGGIGGGNFINPTTPSMFDRLPCKSTTTGTDAIFNTLLTCPTVGCCTNNYALISTIGNFSLFGYTAFGFCPYFYFPITGLPDLTSKLTNCCNLHACYHPRSSGRGSNGGGFYASWGVWGAYGACSGACGSTGQQIRSRSCTRNGQSAAGQCQGAATSSRPCTAPTCSNWGLWGGFGACQGSCGQLGTQYRRRVCRGYNNQPSNTCPGASQSSRRCTVPSCSNWQAWGAFGPCDGQCGQLGTQVRQRSCVDRFNRPSQTCIGSATSSRRCQLPACATWGIWGAYGNCQASCGAIGTQTRFRTCTGVTGAPSNQCGGSASQNRNCRAPSCPAVWGNWRSWGGCQLDCTRTRQRSCTVGGRPTTSNRCSGSDSERRTCPGDCLSQEPPNGQPWVSWGSYSGYGLCTGTGTCGVGSQTRYRRCFYLGRPDSRIGNDYCTFTYPQTQASESRSCNRNPCPTQSTYTWTIWSSFSQCNSPPGSCQGMQTSSRTCINPVTQQQVGSVHCRPGVDTRTQSCNSCSTGSQPPTYGQWSNWGNCGVSCTRTRARCRTGSNCRLASDWDVDSESCNCNLQQCIGRC